In Arachis hypogaea cultivar Tifrunner chromosome 17, arahy.Tifrunner.gnm2.J5K5, whole genome shotgun sequence, a single window of DNA contains:
- the LOC112764679 gene encoding fimbrin-1: MSKFEGVIVSDQWLQSQFTQVELRTLKSKFVSLKNQNGKVTFRDLPSLVVKLKAFADMYSEDEIKAILCESDTDLTNDVDFESFLRVYLNLQSQATAKQGGRRHSSSFLKESITTLLHTISESEKGCYVAHINSYLGDDPFLEQYLPLDPATNDLFDLAKDGVLLCKLINVAVPGTIDERAINTKRKLSLWERNENHTLCLNSAKAIGCTVVNIGTQDLVEGRPHLVLGLISQIIKIQLLADLNLKKTPQLVELVDDSQEIEELLSLSPEKVLLKWMNFHLQRGGYHKTVKNFSSDVKDGEAYAYLLNVLAPEHGSRSTLDTKDTNERANMVLEHAEKIGCKRYLSPKDIEEGSSNLNLAFVAQLFHHRSGLSTDIKKMSYAKMMTMDDVQTSREERCFRLWINSLGIATHINSLFEDVRNGWVLLEVLDKIFPGTVNWKHATKPPIKMPFRKVENCNQVIKIAKQLRFSLVNVAGNDIVQGNKKLILALLWQLMRFTMLQLLKNLRSHSQGKEITDADILKWTNRKVKSTGRTSQIDSFKDKSLSSGIFFLELLSAVEPRVVNWNLVTKGESDDEKKLNATYIISVARKLGCSIFLLPEDIMEVNQKMILTLAASIMYWSLQQQGEDALDSFPSPAGTATTTTPEASPAPSVCGEDESSSLGGELSNLSVDDATSDTTVSSQLESDEL, encoded by the exons ATGTCAAAATTTGAGGGTGTTATTGTCTCCGATCAATGGCTTCAGAGTCAGTTTACACAGGTCGAACTTCGCACCCTGAAATCAAAG TTTGTCTCCTTGAAGAATCAGAATGGTAAAGTTACATTTAGAGATTTACCATCTTTAGTGGTGAAGCTAAAGGCATTCGCAGATATGTATAGTGAAGACGAGATTAAGGCGATCTTGTGTGAATCCGACACTGACTTGACTAATGATGTTGATTTCGAATCCTTCTTAAGG GTATATTTGAATTTGCAAAGTCAAGCTACGGCGAAACAAGGTGGCAGGAGGCATTCATCGTCATTCCTTAAGGAAAGTATAACTACCCTTCTTCACACAATTAGTGAATCGGAAAAAGGCTGTTATGTTGCTCACATAAACAGCTACCTTGGTGATGATCCATTTTTGGAGCAATATCTTCCATTGGACCCGGCTACTAATGATCTATTCGATCTTGCAAAAGACGGCGTTCTTCTATG TAAGCTTATAAATGTTGCTGTGCCTGGGACTATAGATGAGCGAGCCATCAACACGAAACGAAAATTAAGTCTTTGGGAGAGAAATGAGAACCATACTCTATGCCTCAATTCTGCAAAGGCTATTGGCTGCACAGTGGTCAACATTGGCACCCAGGATTTAGTGGAAGGACGA CCTCATCTTGTTCTTGGGTTGATTTCCCAAATCATAAAG ATCCAGCTTTTGGCTGATCTGAACCTCAAGAAGACACCTCAGCTTGTAGAATTGGTTGATGATAGCCAG GAGATTGAAGAGCTTCTTAGTTTGTCACCTGAAAAGGTCCTGCTGAAGTGGATGAATTTTCATCTCCAGAGAGGAGGTTACCATAAAACTGTGAAGAATTTTTCTTCGGATGTTAAG GATGGAGAAGCTTATGCTTATCTTCTTAATGTTCTTGCACCTGAACATGGCAGTAGATCCACCTTGGATACCAAGGATACCAATGAAAGGGCAAATATGGTCCTCGAACATGCAGAGAAAATTGGCTGCAAACGATACTTGTCCCCGAAGGACATTGAAGAGGGATCCTCAAATCTGAATCTTGCATTTGTTGCGCAACTGTTTCATCATAG GAGTGGCCTATCTACAGACATTAAAAAGATGTCATATGCTAAGATGATGACAATGGATGATGTACAAACATCTAGAGAAGAGAGATGCTTCCGGCTATGGATAAATAGTCTTGGCATAGCTACTCACATAAATAGTCTATTTGAAGATGTCCGAAATGG ATGGGTACTTTTGGAAGTTCTAGACAAGATATTTCCAGGAACAGTAAACTGGAAACATGCAACAAAACCTCCAATTAAGATGCCATTCAGAAAAGTAGAAAACTGCAATCAGGTCATTAAAATTGCTAAACAACTGCGATTCTCGCTTGTCAATGTAGCCGGAAATGACATCGTGCAAGGAAATAAGAAGCTCATTCTTG ctTTATTGTGGCAGTTGATGAGATTCACAATGCTTCAACTGTTAAAAAATTTGAGATCTCACTCACAAGGCAAGGAGATCACTGATGCCGATATTCTTAAATGGACAAACAGAAAAGTGAAGAGCACTGGCAGAACTTCCCAGATTGATAGCTTCAAG GACAAGAGTTTGTCAAGTGGAATATTTTTCCTTGAGCTTCTCAGTGCTGTAGAGCCTAGGGTTGTTAACTGGAACCTGGTCACCAAGGGTGAAAGCG ATGACGAGAAGAAACTGAACGCCACCTATATAATCAGTGTAGCGAGAAAACTTGGTTGTTCAATCTTTTTGTTACCGGAGGATATTATGGAG GTTAATCAGAAGATGATTCTCACTCTCGCAGCCAGTATAATGTATTGGAGCTTGCAACAACAAGGTGAAGATGCACTGGATTCATTTCCTTCGCCTGCTGGTACTGCTACGACCACCACGCCGGAAGCTTCCCCAGCTCCATCGGTTTGCGGCGAAGACGAGAGTTCTTCCCTTGGTGGTGAACTCTCCAACTTGAGTGTTGATGATGCCACATCTGACACAACAGTGTCCTCACAACTTGAGTCTGATGAGCTATGA
- the LOC112767144 gene encoding uncharacterized protein gives MKKGKVVRSDDEAEGEAQLNSVSNYHLEDEDSEPVSFAALPIQWGNKTVKNSGRTEERVFLHGSTDEGLKAVMVQVTAWRFNLSRAKPVISLLSSKEKNWIELKKPRNSYLDTIRTILITVHFLHLVKRNPKTSANSVWGNMFKNREFSLSKSKPSEKDLLDHMHLIDEAAKRDAVLAKSQLLLSVLKAKVGNKNLSNKEVKDLVQPEESEEEDDSSHEVCVICDDGGNLTCCEGPCMRSFHARKMDGKGSKCASLGFSQKERIPSFYCKNCLYNQHQCFACGKLGSSDKVNGAEVFKCASATCEYFYHPHCVAKLLSQINNHDAEELERNISGANSFTCPVHYCCVCKEVENVMKPELQLAVCRRCPKSYHRKCLPREIAFEDDDDDDVIIRAWEGLLPNKRILIYCLNHDIDEILGTPLRDHIIFPYEEDTVQEINDNNGKMKPATKEGVRPTKKNGDVDNGKSSCSTENVNRSKVTGKLSPGEVGSKNSPEKMSSGSNIANKPEANRKSGCLTKDTTGSKATPKRSAGKGGVKNNTGKKTSPSKITKQPKANGKPSGEVFAKNSSEKAISGSTIAKQPKANGKSGSGLTENSATIPKKSEMSEDSQPIRALLVKDSKQTNPVSKGKPPLLSLLKHKAIAKELREQQSGQHRVAEMESRNAECLPADRNTDDNCGDNIMPSQEPPKSPDGEKDQASVNGHRKRSSHHFKDDQDNQEGPECKKSKSEKTSSTKRKHSEENDGSGVSVVSSAKRQTVEEQHREEEDQCQIESNTRQSVGNMAYNYARPVSAFESSYKATPADVDEENRMSVLYGFAAGPNVEYASTHSAGWIDDDDDDDDEDDDE, from the exons ATGAAAAAGGGTAAGGTGGTCCGTTCGGATGACGAGGCTGAGGGTGAGGCCCAGCTTAACTCTGTGTCTAATTACCATCTTGAAGATGAGGATTCTGAGCCAGTTTCTTTTGCTGCATTACCAATTCAATGGGGTAATAAAACTGTCAAGAATTCTGGTCGAACCGAAGAGAGGGTGTTCCTACATGGCTCCACGGATGAGGGGCTGAAGGCAGTTATGGTGCAGGTCACAGCATGGAGATTTAATCTTTCTAGAGCAAAACCTGTGATATCATTGCTATCATCAAAAGAGAAAAATTGGATTGAGCTGAAGAAGCCAAGGAATAGCTATCTTGATACTATAAGGACCATTCTGATCACCGTTCACTTCCTGCATCTAGTAAAGAGAAATCCCAAGACATCAGCCAATTCTGTCTGGGGTAACATGTTTAAGAATAGGGAATTTAG CTTATCTAAGTCTAAGCCTTCAGAAAAAGATTTGCTGGACCATATGCATCTGATTGATGAAGCTGCCAAAAGAGATGCTGTCTTAGCTAAGTCCCAG CTTTTGCTCTCCGTTTTGAAGGCGAAAGTGGGGAATAAAAATCTTTCTAACAAG gaAGTTAAAGATTTGGTACAGCCTGAAGAGTCTGAAGAAGAGGATGATTCGTCTCATGAAGTTTGTGTGATTTGTGATGATGGTGGTAATCTTACATG TTGCGAAGGACCATGCATGAGATCATTTCATGCGAGAAAGATGGATGGTAAAGGATCTAAGTGTGCTTCTCTTGGTTTCTCTCAGAAGGAG CGGATCCCGAGCTTTTATTGTAAGAATTGTTTATATAATCAGCATCAGTGCTTTGCATGTGGCAAGCTGGGATCTTCTGATAAAGTTAACGGTGCTGAG GTCTTTAAATGTGCTTCTGCAACCTGTGAATACTTCTATCATCCACATTGTGTTGCCAAGTTACTTTCCCAGATAAATAACCATGATGCAGAGGAGCTTGAGAGAAACATTTCTGGCGCAAATTCTTTCACCTGTCCTGTTCATTATTGCTGTGTCTGTAAAGAAGTTGAAAATGTAATGAAACCTGAGCTGCAATTGGCTGTTTGTAGACGTTGTCCGAAATCATATCACCGCAAATGTTTGCCAAG AGAGATTGCTTTTgaggacgatgatgatgatgatgttatcATAAGGGCTTGGGAAGGTCTTTTGCCAAACAAACGCATTCTTATTTATTGCCT GAATCATGATATTGATGAAATATTAGGGACCCCTCTAAGAGATCATATAATATTCCCCTATGAAGAAGATACTGTCCAAGAAATTAATGACAATAATGGGAAGATGAAGCCTGCAACCAAAGAGGGAGTTAGGCCAACTAAGAAAAATGGTGATGTAGATAATGGAAAATCCAGTTGTTCGACTGAAAATGTCAACAGATCTAAAGTGACTGGAAAGCTGTCTCCTGGAGAAGTTGGTAGCAAGAACAGTCCTGAAAAGATGAGTTCTGGTTCAAATATTGCAAATAAACCAGAAGCTAATAGAAAATCTGGTTGTTTGACCAAGGATACTACTGGATCTAAAGCGACTCCAAAGCGCTCTGCTGGGAAAGGTGGTGTCAAGAACAATACTGGAAAGAAGACTTCCCCTTCAAAGATTACAAAGCAACCAAAAGCTAATGGAAAGCCATCTGGGGAAGTTTTTGCAAAGAACAGTTCTGAAAAGGCAATCTCTGGTTCGACTATTGCGAAGCAACCAAAAGCTAACGGAAAATCCGGTTCTGGTTTGACTGAAAATAGCGCAACGATTCCAAAGAAATCTGAAATGTCCGAGGATAGCCAGCCCATACGAGCTCTTTTGGTGAAGGATTCCAAGCAAACTAATCCAGTTAGTAAGGGAAAGCCACCCCTATTGTCCCTTTTGAAACACAAGGCTATAGCCAAGGAGCTACGTGAGCAGCAATCTGGCCAACATCGAGTTGCAGAGATGGAAAGCCGCAATGCTGAATGTTTGCCTGCTGATAGGAATACGGATGATAATTGTGGGGACAACATCATGCCAAGCCAAGAACCCCCAAAGTCACCTGATGGTGAAAAAGACCAAGCATCCGTGAATGGACACAGGAAAAGAAGCTCACATCATTTTAAGGATGACCAAGATAACCAAGAGGGACCTGAATGTAAGAAGAGCAAGTCCGAGAAGACATCGTCAACCAAAAGGAAACACAGCGAGGAAAATGATGGAAGTGGCGTCAGTGTGGTCTCATCAGCCAAAAGGCAGACTGTAGAGGAACAACATAGGGAGGAGGAGGATCAGTGCCAGATAGAGTCAAATACAAGGCAAAGTGTTGGCAACATGGCTTATAATTATGCCAGACCAGTTTCAGCATTTGAGTCATCTTATAAAGCGACTCCTGCAGATGTTGATGAGGAAAATAGGATGTCCGTGCTTTATGGTTTTGCAGCTGGTCCTAACGTTGAATATGCCAGCACGCATTCAGCAGGTtggattgatgatgatgatgatgatgatgatgaggatgatgatgagtag
- the LOC112767147 gene encoding probable long-chain-alcohol O-fatty-acyltransferase 5: protein MHIISDIRNILLTMQNMLGPKCKELEGEIKSLMKVWFSIIASLCYCYFISSNIPKGKLRLLSLTPVLCLFTFLPLQLSYVLPTGITAFLITWLTSFKLILFTFDLGPLSSNPPKSLPFFLSFACLPLRGITQNQNQPYPSNQTHQNHSKDNVRKEKLHFIIFPIKALLFGVLLMGLNDHKQKLNHTVIVGLYCILVYLLVDIVVGLCNIVANAALGIELELPSNEPYLSTSLQEFWGRRWNLIVTNLLRHTIYIPVRTALSRTVLGPQWASVPGVMASFVVSGIMHELLFYYVTRAAPTWEVTCFFVLHGGCVVVEFCVMKWLGVGHKGMLHWAISGPVTVVFVVATAVWLFFPPLLRDGADERALEEFRNLVDCIKETF, encoded by the coding sequence ATGCACATAATTTCAGACATTAGGAACATATTACTCACTATGCAAAATATGTTGGGCCCAAAATGCAAGGAATTGGAAGGAGAAATCAAGAGCTTAATGAAGGTATGGTTTTCAATCATAGCCTCACTATGTTACTGTTATTTCATATCATCAAATATACCAAAAGGAAAGTTAAGGCTTCTCAGCCTCACACCAGTTTTGTGTCTCTTCACCTTCCTTCCACTTCAACTCTCCTATGTCCTCCCAACAGGTATCACTGCCTTCTTGATTACATGGCTCACAAGCTTCAAGCTCATCCTTTTCACCTTTGACTTGGGCCCACTCTCTTCAAACCCACCAAAGTCTCTTCCTTTCTTCCTCTCCTTTGCTTGCCTACCCCTTAGAGGGATCACccaaaaccaaaatcaaccataccCATCTAACCAAACTCACCAAAATCACTCAAAAGACAATGTAAGAAAGGAAAAGCTTCATTTCATTATTTTCCCTATCAAGGCCTTGCTTTTTGGGGTGTTATTGATGGGCCTTAATGACCACAAACAAAAGCTTAACCACACAGTTATTGTTGGCCTATATTGTATCCTTGTTTATCTATTAGTAGATATTGTTGTGGGACTTTGCAACATTGTGGCCAATGCTGCACTTGGGATTGAGCTAGAACTACCCTCTAATGAGCCTTACTTGTCCACTTCATTGCAAGAATTCTGGGGAAGGAGGTGGAACCTCATTGTAACAAATCTTCTTAGACACACTATATACATTCCTGTGAGAACTGCACTGTCCAGGACGGTATTGGGCCCCCAATGGGCCTCAGTTCCCGGAGTCATGGCGTCTTTCGTGGTGTCCGGGATAATGCACGAGCTGTTGTTCTATTACGTCACACGTGCTGCTCCCACGTGGGAGGTCACGTGCTTCTTTGTCTTGCATGGGGGGTGTGTAGTTGTGGAGTTTTGTGTGATGAAGTGGTTGGGAGTGGGACACAAAGGGATGCTACATTGGGCTATTTCAGGGCCTGTTACGGTGGTGTTTGTGGTGGCCACCGCCGTATGGCTCTTCTTTCCGCCGCTGTTGCGTGATGGGGCTGATGAGAGAGCCCTGGAGGAGTTCAGGAATTTAGTTGATTGTATAAaggaaacattttaa
- the LOC112767150 gene encoding V-type proton ATPase subunit e1 — MGFLVTTLIFLVVGIIACLCTRICCNRGPSTNLFHLTLVITATICCWMMWAIVYLAQMNPLIVPVLNEGE, encoded by the exons ATGGGGTTCTTGGTGACGACGCTGATCTTCTTGGTCGTTGGAATCATTGCGTGCCTTTGCACCCGAATTTGCTGCAACCGAGGACCCTCCACTAATCT ATTTCACCTTACTTTGGTTATTACTGCCACAATATGTTGCTGGATGAT GTGGGCAATCGTATATCTGGCACAGATGAACCCTCTCATAGTACCTGTGCTGAATGAGGGTGAATAA